The Pseudomonadota bacterium genome contains a region encoding:
- the dsrA gene encoding dissimilatory-type sulfite reductase subunit alpha — MAKKQYDTPNLDQLESGPWPSFVTGLKRLAENNDMTVDLLGQLETSYQTKKGFWKGGTVGVFGYGGGVIPRFTELLDEKGKPKYPDAAEFHTLRVMPPPGMHYDTATLRKFCDIWEKYGSGLIALHGQSGDIMFQGCSTENVQKAFDEINEMGFDLGGAGPALRTSMSCVGHARCEHSCYDTHRGNRQIINAFLDDMHRPSLPYKFKFKWSGCANDCMNSIQRSDFAVIGTWRDDIQVDQKEVQAFVAQKGRKYVVDNVITRCPTKCLSLNDDDTLDIDNRNCVRCMHCINVMTKALAPGKDRGVTVLIGGKRTLKIGDLMGTVVVPFMKLESDEDWEKMEELGGKVIDFFAENALEHERTGEMIERIGLANFLEGIGVEVDPNMISHPRTNPYVRADGWEEEAAKWEQRKRTVGSDE, encoded by the coding sequence ATGGCAAAGAAACAGTACGACACACCGAATCTGGACCAGCTCGAAAGCGGTCCATGGCCCAGCTTTGTTACCGGCCTGAAGCGTCTGGCTGAAAACAACGACATGACCGTTGATCTGCTCGGACAGCTGGAAACCTCCTACCAGACCAAAAAGGGTTTCTGGAAAGGTGGTACCGTCGGTGTGTTTGGCTATGGCGGCGGCGTTATCCCGCGCTTTACAGAACTGCTGGACGAAAAGGGCAAACCCAAGTATCCAGACGCTGCCGAATTCCATACCCTGCGGGTCATGCCCCCACCGGGAATGCACTACGATACGGCCACGCTGCGCAAATTCTGCGACATCTGGGAGAAATACGGTTCAGGCCTGATCGCCCTCCATGGCCAGTCGGGCGATATCATGTTCCAGGGCTGCTCGACGGAAAATGTGCAGAAAGCCTTCGACGAAATCAACGAAATGGGATTCGATCTGGGCGGTGCCGGTCCCGCACTGCGCACCTCGATGTCCTGCGTTGGCCATGCGCGCTGCGAACACTCCTGCTACGATACGCACCGCGGCAATCGTCAGATCATTAACGCATTCCTTGACGATATGCATCGCCCGTCGCTGCCTTATAAGTTCAAGTTCAAGTGGTCGGGCTGCGCCAACGATTGCATGAACTCCATCCAGCGCTCTGACTTCGCCGTCATCGGAACCTGGCGTGACGACATTCAGGTCGATCAAAAAGAGGTCCAGGCTTTCGTCGCCCAAAAGGGCCGCAAGTATGTGGTCGACAACGTCATCACCCGCTGCCCGACCAAGTGTCTGAGCCTCAATGATGACGATACGCTGGATATCGATAACCGCAACTGCGTGCGCTGCATGCACTGCATCAACGTCATGACCAAGGCGCTGGCGCCGGGCAAAGACCGTGGCGTAACGGTGCTGATTGGCGGCAAACGTACGTTAAAGATTGGTGATCTGATGGGCACCGTGGTGGTCCCCTTCATGAAGCTCGAATCTGACGAGGATTGGGAGAAGATGGAAGAGTTGGGCGGCAAGGTCATCGACTTCTTCGCCGAGAACGCCCTGGAGCACGAGCGCACCGGGGAAATGATCGAACGTATCGGGCTTGCCAACTTCCTCGAAGGCATCGGTGTCGAGGTCGATCCCAACATGATCAGCCACCCACGTACCAATCCCTACGTCCGCGCCGACGGCTGGGAGGAAGAGGCTGCGAAATGGGAACAGCGCAAACGCACCGTGGGTAGCGACGAGTAA